From the Azospirillaceae bacterium genome, the window TTCCCAGGCGCCGAAGCTTTTCGGTCAGATCCATCAGGCGCTCGGCCGAATTCAGGATTTCCAGCGAAGCGCGTTCGGTCGAGGTGACGATGGCGTCCAGCTCGTTGGTCGCCGTGATGATCTTGTTGTTGCCGGTCTGGGTCTCATCGGCGGGGCGCAGGGCCGAGATCTCGCGCCGGGCCCGCTCGATGGAGGCTGCCATGTCCATCAATTCGCGCCGAAGCACGTCGATGTGGCCGTGCGCATCGATGATCCCGCCGCGGTCGGAAATCAGATCCCGCACCTGGCCGAGCATGGCACGGACCTCGTCGGAGGCGGCTCCCGTCGCACGCCGTGCGAAGCGCCTTAGAAACGCCCGCCCCTTGGCGGTGCGCGCAATGTTCTCCTCGATGAGGTCGAACTCTTCATCGGACAGGTCGGCAGGCCGGTGCACGGCATCAGCCTCCGATAACCGACTGGATTTTCTGCTTCAGCGTCTCGGCGTTGAAGGGCTTCACGATGTAGTTGTTCACACCGGCTTGCTTCGCCGCGACCACGTTCTCGGTCTTGCTTTCGGCCGTCACCATGATGAACGGCAGATCCTTCAACTGGGCGTCGGCCCGGACTTCCTTGAGGAGCTGGAGGCCGGTCATCGGCTCCATGTTCCAGTCGGAGATGACGAGGCCGAACTTGCCGTCCGCACGCAGCTTCTGCAGCGCGCTCGCACCGTCGGCCGCCTCGTCCACATCGTTGAAGCCGATCTGGGTCAGCAGGTTCCGGATGATCCGGCGCATCGTAGCGTAGTCGTCGACGACGAGAACCTTCATGCTCATCCGACACTCCCAAGCGGTCCGGAGGGACCTTTTGCAGTGGCGGCTTCGGCCGCCGCAGTTGACCCGGGCGCAGCACGATTGCGCATCCGGAGGTAGGTATCACCAGACGGGTTAAACCATATCATCAGGTTTCGTCGCAAGTGTACGGCGGCTTCCTTACGCAACCATTAAATCCGCGGGCGTGCCGGCCCAATCGGGGGCGCAAGGGAGGTTGGCAACGGGCATGGCGTCTGCCAAAGAGCGCGGCGGCCTGGATCCGAGGTGGCGGGCCTCGCGTGAGGGACGGTGAATGACGATGCGGCTCCTTGTGGTGCAGAACCATGGCCAGGACGGCCCCGGCATCCTGGGCGAGCGGCTCCACGCACGCGGCGCCCAACTCGACCTGGTGTTGCCCGCCGATGGTGGCGTGTTGCCGGACTCTGACCGGGACCACGATGGAGCCATCGTGCTGGGCGGGCCGCAAAGCGCCATGGACGATGCGGGCTTTCCCCATGTCCCGCACCTCCTGGGCTTGTTGCGCGCCTTCGCCGCCGCCGACAAACCGGTGCTCGGCATCTGCCTTGGGGCCCAGTACATGGCACGGGCCCATGCCGCGCCGGGCAACACACGGCCGGTCTACCCGAATCACGTGGTGGAGGTGGGGTTCCGTCCTCCCATCCGGTTCACGCGCGAGGCGGCAGCGGATCCGTTGCTGGGCCATGCGCCGGGCGAGCTGCACCTGATGCATTGGCATCACGACACGCTGGATCTGCCCCCCGGTGCCGTGCGTCTCGCGTGGTCGGAACATTGCGCCGTCCAGGCCTACCGCTTGGGCCGGACGCAATAC encodes:
- a CDS encoding chemotaxis response regulator CheY; this encodes MKVLVVDDYATMRRIIRNLLTQIGFNDVDEAADGASALQKLRADGKFGLVISDWNMEPMTGLQLLKEVRADAQLKDLPFIMVTAESKTENVVAAKQAGVNNYIVKPFNAETLKQKIQSVIGG
- a CDS encoding type 1 glutamine amidotransferase — its product is MTMRLLVVQNHGQDGPGILGERLHARGAQLDLVLPADGGVLPDSDRDHDGAIVLGGPQSAMDDAGFPHVPHLLGLLRAFAAADKPVLGICLGAQYMARAHAAPGNTRPVYPNHVVEVGFRPPIRFTREAAADPLLGHAPGELHLMHWHHDTLDLPPGAVRLAWSEHCAVQAYRLGRTQYGVQFHPEVTREMVTDWITTHEGDIDTDYPGLRHRIGPELDAHIDAANAFCRALADRFLELASR